Below is a window of Musa acuminata AAA Group cultivar baxijiao chromosome BXJ3-11, Cavendish_Baxijiao_AAA, whole genome shotgun sequence DNA.
CATGTCATTTGTTGAGCGTGGTATGCATACCACAAGGACAAGCACCAAATGCAATAATCACACAAATTAGACCTAGACCGCGGCAATCAAATGAAACTTAATGCGATAGAATGAATCACTTCCTCGTCACTTACCGAGAACGCAGCCCCCAAATTCTTCGGCAGAGCTTTTAGATCGCCTTGACGCCATCACAGATTTGTCCGCTCTGCATCACGAACACACAAGCAAAACAACAAATAAATTGTGAGCGTGAACCAACGGAGAGCCTCGTCTCGGCGGCGATCGCGACGGAGGTCATCAAccaagaaaaggagaaagcacaaaCGCATATGTGAACGATCCGACGGGGGAGGAGGGAAGGGAACAGAGAGCCACTGTTCTCGAGACTGGGATCGAGATCGAGACAGAGAGAACAGGGCTTATTTATACTACCCGGAGGCGGTTTTATTTGGGCCAGCTTGAGTTGGGCCGATTTGGGCTGCGTAGGACCGGCTTGGGTCCAATCTAACTTGCAACAGATCAGCCAAGTGGCTAGGAAATATTATGTGCAACCTTCTTGACAAGAGCATCCACTTTTGATTGCTTCCTCCACAACTCATTCCAAACTCTCTTCACATTCATCtcattaattaattagtattttatagtCGATTTCTTTTTTCTGAGAACAAAAGAAGGGGAAAAGAAAAATCTTTGATCCTCCCACCAAATTTGCCTCTCGCTCACTCCATTAGGTGGTGCATCTCTTTCTCTCCCCACCATTGCATGTGATATGGTCCATCAGATCTCTCAAACTTGGATCATCTTCCACCCGGTAGAAGAGTCTTCTCCACCAGCTTATAGAATAACAGTGAAGTGGACGCGAAGTAACGAAGCACACTATCATTTCATTATCCCCTTAAGCAAATCCACCTCCCTTCCTTCTCCAACAACAGCCCCACCATCGCTCTACCATCGCAAACCTTCTACTGCATGTTAGCTTCGTCTATCTACTTATAAATCCATCGATACAAGCCGCTGCATGCGCTGCCACTGCTGGAGAAGCTTGAGAACATGGAGAGCGGAGAAGGTGGCAGAGTCGAGATCGATACGAGTGCGCCGTTTGGGTCCGTGAAGGAGGCCGTCATGCTCTTCGGAGAAAGGGTGTTGGCCGGCGAGGTCTACGCAAATCGGCTCAACGAGGTCTCATGCTCTTCTCTCGTTTCCTTTGTCAAAGCTTACATCCTTGCAATGAAGGCTTCAAATAGCGTAAGCAGCTTCTTCCTTTGTCGATAGATTCGTGCCGCAGCAAACAGGAAGGAGAATGAACGCCCGAGTCTTGGATCCATGATCGCTGAACTAGAAGATACGAAGCAGAACCTTGAGAAGGCGAAGGAGGAGAGATCGAAGATGGTGAGTTGCCTCACTTCCCTCGCGGAAGAGCTGGAGAGGACGAAGATGGAGCTGAAGCAGCTGAAAGCCGGAGAGCACGAGAGGAAGGTCAAAGACATAGAGATCGAGGACGTGAAGTTCGTGGAGAAGGCAGATCAGGTCGGGGTGGCTACGCCGAGCGGCGGACGCGAGCTGGAGTTCCAAAAGCGACGGTACGTCACGTTCGCCAATCCTCCATCCCTGGCGCGCGTCCTGAGCGCGGAGGAGCAGGTGTTGGAGAGGCAGTTCTCGGTGGCGAAGGAGAACGCACcggggaagaagaaaaagaagtcatTCATGCCTTGGATCGCAGCGCTGTTCACAGGGAAGAAGGATCGTCGTCAAGGTAGTGCCGCGTTTGGTAGGACCGGGGGATTATAGAGTGTTCGATTGGGGTTTGTGCATGCATGTCTGCAGATGTGTCCAAATAATGATAGACTTACATTTTCCATTTTGATGATTGATAATTTTTCGTCGGAAGAAATATACACATTGGTTGATTCAAACACTCTCTTTTAGTGGCAGCAgatatggtttcttgaaatcaTCATGATTCCATTAATTACAAGTATTTGCCAAATTACATCTATTGTAACATGTGTTGTCATAGGAAACTCTATGTGCAAAGATAACAGCCACCGACACATGGTAATGATTCCCTCATGACCACCCTTGTAGATTCTTGACCAACCTGCAAGTGTCGGACTACACGACAAGAATCAATTATTTGACGGCAAGTAGTGTTGTAAATGTTGACCAATATAAACATATTTCATGGGATTCTAAGGGAAGTAGTGTATATCACAGCACGCAAGCATTGTTTATTCAGATCCTACTCTATAAATAAAATTCCAAAACGAACAAATGCCCATCAAATGTAATAAGCACGCTAACATTGACACAAATCCTTCGATGTGCTAATTAATAgcgcaatatggaaatcaattaCAAGGCACAGTAAAGCAAACAAGCATTCGGCAGCAGTGCAACCTATAGAAGAAACCCACACAATCACAAACTCCAAATAGTTAATGAGTTTGATTCATGAGAAAGCAGATCGTCCATCGCTACATTTGTATCACACGTTCTTTCCCAGTTTGTTGATCCTCAAACTGTCATATTTGTGCTCCTCAGGACTCCTTTCCGCCTCTGGAGACGATCCTTTGCTTCATTATAATGTCACCAAGCATCGTCATTGCTGAAACAATCAAAGAACACAATCTACTTGTCTGCTAACAGCAGTCTCACGATGTTTCCAAGTTATTTACAGCAGTCTCAACATCATTTCCCAATATGGATGAAAAATCAAGGAATAGTCTTAAGGGGCTGAAGGACCAGAAGTAGCAGCTCGCTTTCTCAGTCTGGAACGGGTCACACGGATAGCCTCTTCAATAGGTGTCTCTTGGACGGGACAATTAGGGTCATCCTCAGGTTTCTCCTTGTCCATGACATTGGCCGCTCCAACCTGCAATCCTTCCCTTTTGCTTGTTGGCGGCTGAAGGTCACTGGTTGCAGGATTGGGTTGAATGGGAAGGCCGGATGAAGATGGGAGCTGGGCAACAGACTGTGGTGGAGGAACACCTGCCTTTAAGGGTTTTTGAGGTTGCCTCCTTGTGGGGCTGGAAGGTACAATTTTAGGTTGCTTAAGTTGCTCAGTGGGCTCACAAGAAGTTCCTGTTGATGTTGTTCGACCGATCTGTTGTGATGCTTGCTGCTGCCATGCAACATGATTTACATCGGTATAAACAAAAGCATGGCTAGATGTTGTTGTTGCTAAACAAAGAAAAACTATGGACCCTCAGTTATCACTAGATGATACTTGTACCAAAATGAAATTTAAACCAAATGGGACCTATTAACTAGGTCCACTCAACAACATATTAGCTATTATAGCTGACTATTAGTCAAAGCTAGCTACTTCCATGTTTCATGATTATGCTGGCTCATGCATGTATTAGAAGCATCGAGACATGAGACCTGCTTTTGAACCTACCAATTTACCAACTCTCGACAAATAGATTAGTTAATTAACCAAAAATGTGATCAAACTACTCAAAATCCTTATGATTGGCTCATCCATATCAATTTGGGCAGATGCTCTATGATTTTAAGCAGATGCAATGAGAATCAACTCTTGATTGTGATTGCTCACATTTATACAAAAAAATCAATCAATATACCTCTAGTTACCCCCCAGATGAAGATATTTATCAATGTTGGAATTATTAAAGTGGATGCTACAAAAACTTGTTCTGATCCTTTAAAGATGAAGTGCTATGTCAATCAATATTTTGGATCTATTCCTTTGCGAATAAATACCAAGGAATTATTAAAGTAGATGTTAAGAATTCTTCAGAAGCTGaatgattaaaaatactttatagagTCCAATCTTCCGGTCTTGCACATTGTGGAGAAAGGTATTCACAGAAATATCTAATCGATACAAAAAGAAAATTGTTGGAAACAAGATAATAAAAACTGCAGCAAGATACTATTATGCAGTCATACAAGATTAAAGATGAAATGCATGACTCCATAGTTACTAGGATGGAAATTGGACCACCACCTCTAGATACTTACATATCTTGATGTAAGATGGTTTGGACCAGCTAGATTTTCATTGATGGTCAACTACACTAGAGATTTTTGCATGCAAAGTCAATCAAGATAAAACTAAAACAAAACAATatgttttttaaattaaaatatttgaaattttaaattGAATTTCACATCAATAACATGTTTTCAGAAAAAACCTGTATAgagtagtgatttaaaaagcgctaggcactaaaaggcgccaaggtccaaaaacgcccaaggcgctaggcgctcgcccgaacgaaacgaggcgctaaaatataaaaatatataatataattaataaatataattatttaaaattttaaattaaaatatattattaaattaagaaaatctattaacagtattgaaaattaataatttcaaataaacctaacaatattaacagtatacagtataatgttaacagtatactgtatactgctaACAGAAGGAGAAAAAGGAAGTGTATAGGGGTgttgagcctgctgactgagaaaagaggaagcggcagcggcagcggagtgtaaggaggcagcggcgacagcgacagcggcgagcagcgggaggcgcgagcggcaccaggagcaggagcgggagcgacgagcagcgggaggcgcgagcgacgacagcggtagcgtttgcgagcagcgacaatggCGAGTAGCGAGAGCGGGagtaggagcgacgagcagcgggaggtgcgagcggcgacagaggcagcgtttgtgagtagcgacagcggcgagcagcggcaacgggagcaggagcgacgagcaacggGAGGCACGAGcgacgacagaggcagcgtttgtgagtagcgacagcggcagcgggagcaggagcggcgagcagcgggaggcgcgagcggtgacagaggcagcgtttgcgagcagcgacagcggcgaacagcgagatcgggatcgggagcggcagcgacgagggttagggttgggttctcacttatatcgattttagttggttcgattgaaccaactaaccatcagagaccgaaccaggaccgaaccagacctaaaatcctggttcggtcaccttggttaacccaggcgctcgcccgaagcacccaacgcctgggctcgagcgagtgcccaggcggcgcctgtttgaagcgcgtcgcctgggagattagcgaggcgctcgggcctcgcctcgcccgagcgcccgagtgcctttttaaatcactggtataGAGCACATGAAATAATTTTAccaagaaaaattaaaagaaataatttaaGAAAGCCACCATGAGACATGCAATACATTGACAGCAGTCAACAATTATGAAGAAGACAAAACATAGATAACAATTGGACAAAAAAAGTGAGCAAATGAAAAGATCCATTATGTGATAGCATGAtcagaaatataaaataaatttaagagaAGTAACTACCAAGGAGAACATTCAACCAGTCTCCGTTCAGGAGTGTCTCAGATATGACACTTCGATGTAGGAGAACCATGCACCATATCATTGGCTAACAATTCTTATTACTATGCCATTACTCAATCAACTGTTATATCAAGAACTTATTTTTCTTTACATGCTTTATTCACACTATTAATAGAACTTTCCAAcaatataaaatatgaaaaacCATAAAATTCTACATGAAAATAGATCTAGATCACTCAAAACTTACTTTATAGTTAAGTTAGTAAATTTCACAATTCATCTATATTTTAAGCAACAATAAAACTCAAACTAGACTCTCATTTGTCCCT
It encodes the following:
- the LOC135652911 gene encoding WEB family protein At2g17940-like codes for the protein MESGEGGRVEIDTSAPFGSVKEAVMLFGERVLAGEVYANRLNEIRAAANRKENERPSLGSMIAELEDTKQNLEKAKEERSKMVSCLTSLAEELERTKMELKQLKAGEHERKVKDIEIEDVKFVEKADQVGVATPSGGRELEFQKRRYVTFANPPSLARVLSAEEQVLERQFSVAKENAPGKKKKKSFMPWIAALFTGKKDRRQGSAAFGRTGGL